The following nucleotide sequence is from Takifugu flavidus isolate HTHZ2018 chromosome 4, ASM371156v2, whole genome shotgun sequence.
cggagttgaatcttgtttgagttttttgaaggcgtttcacctctcatccaagagccgatctacgcagatttgatgatatgacgctcataggctatataaccttttctttttggggggaatggattggaggctgctccaacattgaggtttggactgtgacaaagcaaaatggacaacatccaccagaataaatgtttcaagaaaataagtttgagtgtattaactttaaaaggccattttcttgcacctgccctcgcttacggccataccaccctgagaacgcccgatctcgtccgatctcggaagctaagcagcgtcgggcctggttagtacttggatgggagaccgcctgggaataccaggtgctgtaagctttctgcactcttccactgggtcagcagaggccgccagtgttcctgataattatccagccagatgtaattcacttcttaagtacttctatcattgagatttaatgttgcactattgtacatcgtttgagatttaatattgtgtgtgtgtgtttgtgtttaaataaaattgaatttcccactttggtccacactattgtcaacatttctgccttcaacaaaagccaactcaaggcggcagattcctgaattgaaaacaatatctaaagaactcaagtatcatactaacaacactaattttccatctgtctatccccaactgaattaactccacacctatctcatcagattatttgtaacagaataagcagataacgtagcatttccctgttcatatctgctacttccaatttagaatttgtcaatcaAACTacgctatgacacaaactacagttgaatagatggctgtgctcctaaaaagagcagcatttgtggctcataaatctcccagacactgctatgctctttaaacatttttatgatcgtgaatttttcaatcaaatatcttctctttgataatgcccaaagctggattcgaactctccctctggggtcttcaggaggtttcaatcaggttgtctgttacagcaattgtcaactggcccgcaccggcctgggatcgattcccggccatggcaccgattcccggccatggcacattgcttttaagttgatttcatttatcggagttgaatcttgtttgatttttttgaaggcgtttcacctctcatccaagagccgttgtaggcagatttgatgatatgacgctcataggctatatagccttttctttttggggggaatggattggaggctgctccaacattgaggtttggactgtgacaaagcaaaatggacaacctccaccagaataagtgtttcaagaaaataagtttgagtgtattaacttcaaaaggccattttcttgtgcttgctctcgcttacggccataccaccctgagaacgcccgatctcgtccgatctcggaagctaagcagggtcgggcctggttagtacttggatgggagaccgcctgggaataccaggtgctgtaagctttttgcactcttccactgggtcagcagaggccgccagtgttcctgataattatccagccagatgtaattcacttcttaagtacttctaacattgagatttaatgttgcactattgtacatcgtttgagatttaatattttatgagtgtgtgtgtgtgtgtgcgtgcgtgcgtccgcgcgtgtgtgtgcgtgcgcgcgcgcgcgcgcgtgcgtgtttgtgtttaaataaaattgaatttcccactttggtccacactattgtcaacatttctgtcttcaacaaaagccaactcaaggcggcagattcctgaattgaaaacaacatataaagaactcaagtatcatactaacaacactaatattccatctgtctatcctcaactgaattaactccacacctatctcatcagattatttgtaacagaataagcagataacgtagcatttccctgttcatatctgctacttgcaatttagaatttgtcaataaaactatgctatgacacaaactacagtttaatagatggctgtgctcctaaaaagagcagcatttgtggctcataaacctcacagacactgctatgctctttaaacatttttatgatcgtgaatttttcaatcaaatagcTTCTCTTttataatgcccaaagctggattcgaactctccctctggggtcttcaggaggtttcaatcaggttgtctgttacagcaattgtcaactggcccgcaccggccggggatcgattcccggccatggcacattgcttttaagttgatttcatttatcggagttgaatcttgtttgagttttttgaaggcgtttcacctctcatccaagagccgatctacgcagatttgatgatatgacgctcataggctatataaccttttctttttggggggaatggattggaggctgctccaacattgaggtttggactgtgacaaagcaaaatggacaacatccaccagaataaatgtttcaagaaaataagtttgagtgtattaactttaaaaggccattttcttgcacctgccctcgcttacggccataccaccctgagaacgcccgatctcgtccgatctcggaagctaagcagcgtcgggcctggttagtacttggatgggagaccgcctgggaataccaggtgctgtaagctttctgcactcttccactgggtcagcagaggccgccagtgttcctgataattatccagccagatgtaattcacttcttaagtacttctatcattgagatttaatgttgcactattgtacatcgtttgagatttaatattgtgtgtgtgtttgtgtttaaataaaattgaatttcccactttggtccacactattgtcaacatttctgccttcaacaaaagccaactcaaggcggcagattcctgaattgaaaacaatatctaaagaactcaagtatcatactaacaacactaattttccatctgtctatccccaactgaattaactccacacctatctcatcagattatttgtaacagaataagcagataacgtagcatttccctgttcatatctgctacttccaatttagaatttgtcaatcaAACTacgctatgacacaaactacagttgaatagatggctgtgctcctaaaaagagcagcatttgtggctcataaatctcccagacactgctatgctctttaaacatttttatgatcgtgaatttttcaatcaaatatcttctctttgataatgcccaaagctggattcgaactctccctctggggtcttcaggaggtttcaatcaggttgtctgttacagcaattgtcaactggcccgcaccggcctgggatcgattcccggccatggcaccgattcccggccatggcacattgcttttaagttgatttcatttatcggagttgaatcttgtttgatttttttgaaggcgtttcacctctcatccaagagccgttgtaggcagatttgatgatatgacgctcataggctatatagccttttctttttggggggaatggattggaggctgctccaacattgaggtttggactgtgacaaagcaaaatggacaacctccaccagaataagtgtttcaagaaaataagtttgagtgtattaacttcaaaaggccattttcttgcgcttgctctcgcttacggccataccaccctgagaacgcccgatctcgtccgatctcggaagctaagcagggtcgggcctggttagtacttggatgggagaccgcctgggaataccaggtgctgtaagctttttgcactcttccactgggtcagcagaggccgccagtgttcctgataattatccagccagatgtaattcacttcttaagtacttctaacattgagatttaatgttgcactattgtacatcgtttgagatttaatatttaactaatgttgcactgagatttaatgttgcactattcgGTTCGATTCCCGGTGTATTCCCTGGGAGGTCGTATCGGGCCTTTCTGGCCTGTGGGACACGTTGTCgtgactatgtctctcgactggtctgggaacgcctgaggatccccctggatgagctggaagaagtagctggggagagggaactCTGGGCCTCTCTctttaggctgctgcccccgcgaccctaCACCGGATaagtggtggaggatggatggatgccaaaATCACTTCAGCATCCAGGTCTGGGAACAGCAACTCAAAACAGATCAAACTTTATGGCTATCGGAGCTCCGCCAAGCCTCTGAAACTGAattgaatgtatatttaaataactttaaaacattttaatataacatctgctgccaccttctatTAACACACGgtttattcttttctgttaaatggggaactttcaaaaaggtgtttatCCACAGTTATAAAGATAAACTTTAATGGGAAGGTGAATGTTGTCTTGAAGATGTGTGCAACTTATCAGATGTAAAATATATAAGTTCATCCATGATTAAACTTATATCTTCAAGGATTATCCACATTAATCCGGATAGATAATAGAACATCACAATGATTTATATAATGAAAAAACTAAAGTAAATCAGGCCCTTCCTCTTATTatggggttactggaaatgtctctttattgtaTAGGGACAGAGAAAACTTTATTTGTGGGTGTGTAAATTACctattgtattgatttgtccttaaagtctaatggtggccagcaaggctgctggactcgttcagccccagaggtttcacacactgGGCCCCTGGGCCCGGGACCCCTGGCTCCCCCCTGGGCCCTGCACTTATCTCCATACACTGCATAAATGGCTGATGCTAATGCACATCTgtccgtcccagggagacgggcccctcagctgtggagctccttcaggtttcttcttttccttaaaAGGGGATCAGACATCAAATTCAAAAAGAGTGAATAATtaccattttaaacattaaacatcttgaatttaaagcttcaaaagcaaagtgtttGTCTATGTTCTCTTTCCCATTGGAACTGCTCCTTGTAGAAATGATTTGGATAAAGAAagacttttaaatgactttaaactgACTTTGAGGAGcctcacaaacatgaaaacGGATCAGAACTGGgaggtctgggctttggtgtCTGCATatatgaaaatcaaatgaaataaaaatgcagccaaACTAAAGTTCAGTGATGAGCTGTTTTATTGATGAGTAACACTGACAAGCTGTAGGTTTGCTGCCTCATCTGTGGTCgggatgcagatgtggacctCACGGTCATCATCATTCCAGCTGTGAACGGACGCCACGGTAGAGGAGCTCAGATGGAAGGATGAGGAGAGACGACACATTAATGGTTTTTATTCTTGGTTTGTGACTGTCCCAGTGAGACCAGTCCACTGTTTGGAAGTAGTTAAATCCAACCTCTACTCTGAGCTTCAGGCAGCAAACACAACAGTGGAAAACGGCTGTGCAAATATATTTTGGAGGACAAagttcagctgctctctggcgtTTGTGTAATGCAGCCTGGCTTTACCTGGACAATCAATGatgttcagcagcagcctcagcaaTGATGAAGGCCCCTGATTACATAACAGGTTGTCCTTCCCTTTTGTGAGgaactttccttcctcctcagtctccttcCTTCTGAAGAGTGAGCGCAGGCTTCACCTTCATGGTAAATGGTACTGGACTGGAGATGCTGGACACAAAtgcaggatggggaggagatcCATGCAGGTCAGTCAGGACACATGGGGGCAGTGGAGTcccccagaggaagaggactctctgtctcccagggtccagaaactgtcttctcttctctgcttGAATGTACACTTATAGCAGCACTTTAATATGCACCATTTAAAGATGAATATAAATGTAGAGCCTTTGGGAAGGTTTTTCCAGCTTCCATCAAGTTGTAGGTACTGTTGGAGCACTAATAAACTAATGAttacacagaagcagcacatcagagataaagaacaaacaaaagcaaagtccAGCACCTTGTAGGGGAGGATATTTTGTAAAAGCCTCAGCTGCCGTTGCACCGTCGGGGCTTTGGGGGCCAAACAGCgaagcaggagaaggtgagtgcaCAGCATCACGACAGTCGTCATGACGAGGGGGTTATGCTCAGTTCCCTCACcgctgtggttgtgtgtgtttgaggcaCAAGTGgttgcagagagcagcagaacaaacactaaCCAAGATGCTCTttgccttctgcttctgtctttgttcactAAGATGAACGCAGCCCGTGTGTCTGGATTTTGTCCATAATCATCTGCGTGGCCAGAGGCCATGTGGGGAACGACATTGGTCAAaaccagaaggagcaggacaccTCAGCTGACAACAGCACTGAGAGCCTTTCACTGGTCACTGCAGCCAACAGAGAGTTTGCCTTCAGGCTGTACAGGAGCTTAGCTGCTAACCCTGACTCACAAGGCAAGAACATCTTCTTCTCCCCAGTCAACCCACCGACAGCTTTTCAGAGGTTTGGCTTTCAACAGCACATGGCTGAGCCAGACGGATGTAGACCAGGCTTTTCAGAGCCTCTTTGAAAAGACGAAGAAGGCGAATGAAGTCACCAGTGAAGGGACGGCTGTATTTATGGACAACCTCTTCAAACCACAGCCTGAGTTCCTGGACACCTTGAAAAAGTCCTACTTTGCAGATGGATTCAATGTTGATTTCACCAAAAGCAGCGAGAGCGCCAACACCATCAACAAGTatgtggaggagaagaccagTGGGAAGATTGACAAACTGGTAGAAAGTCTAGATCCGACAACAGTCATGTATCTAATCAGCTATATctattttaaaggtaaacaccTGGATGTGGTGCGATTTAGGCGTGTTTCTTATTCATTTGAAACTGTCAACAACAAACTGTGATTCCATGacttgtaaaacaggaaaatgggaaactccGTTTGATCCAGATCTGACCAAGGAGGACTTATTCATGGTGGATGAAAAGACCAAGGTTTGAAGTCCACAGTCTTTGGCAAAACCTTCAACCgaatctcatttacaaacatgaaactttgaattttcagatTCCAGTTCAGAGGATGaatattgagaagagatttgaaacctatcgtgaccagatgtttaacacatcggtccttcacctcccatttaacagctctcactccatgttgctgctgttgccggacgacatggcaaaactggagaatgcaatttctgccgctcatgttaccaaatagctgaaatggatgaaacacaggtgtggaaaatggagactcaacggctaactcttggttattgatgtggcggttggctcctgtccgtcacctcatggttgtgtctgttccccaggaaatacagtgtttattcccaaattctccatcaaaacgtcatactcactgaagactgtgttgactgaaatggggatggtagacatgtttggtgacagagcagacttgagtggtattgcagaggggcaacaactggcagtctcGGAGATaaagatgtaaaacaggaacagcatcaacaatgagcacagatttctttctgacaattgattatgtctggtatttcttgtaggttgtccatcaagctaccctggatgttgatgaggctggagccactgccgcagctgctacaggcatcGCAATAACACTTCACTCCTATTattatgttccagtcctgaagttcaatcgtcccttcatggttatcatcactgaccacagctcagataatatcCTCCTATcttcgtgtcagtgcagactcgtgcgcggggctcgtgcacatgagggttaggctggtttgatgcaagtcacagtgGGGTgagggcggggcttgtgtagcatgtgccggcccctctcaaactgtagCCTAGCTGGGCCTTGCTCACGCCCTGATGACTGGCAGGgacccctcacctgtgctagtctgggctggggagggggcgaggcagaactttcctctttctccacgaGGCGGGAGCAGCGAATGGATCTGTTAttgactgagtgtgtgtggtcatggcagtggctttttgttgtttctgcttcaggctgcagaagatggggtgctgctgtagtaagactGACGAGTGGaagacagcgacagcgacagcgaaaGCATCAGCGACAtcgacagtgacatcagcagtctgtcagacttcctGCCCTACAGTGGATGGAGGACGGTGAtggtggagcacaggcagcacaccaccgcaggaacccagcatgcatggttggatgcagatcttaaaggagacagcagatataaggaggaacctgaggttcttaggaacccaacacgtggtgtcgggcccacccttgattcagatccctgtgtggcgctgcccagactgaggacaggcggagaggaaaacactccagttgggtcaaagccgtccaaaccggtccagtcaACTCTTGTTGAGCCGCTGtccgttgccttcatggtgactgaggcatcaggtgaccatcagagGCCGAAGGTAGATCCAAAACCCCAACGCGATGATAAGGGCGGCGAGGAGTTACATGTGTTAACAACGGCTCCGCCTCAGGCCTTCAAAACAACGACCCGCAGCTTCGGCTGCATGTGCaacattgatgctgatgaccttgagcaagagcagagccagtgtgcaacagcaggagcaacagatgagtccatcaaccgtgctgcaaaccaggttattaacacctcctcctggaccagaccctggttcattccacacacccccctcctggaccagaccctggttcattccaaacacctcctcctggaccagaccctggttcattccaaacacctcctcctggaccagaccctggattattccacacacctcctcctggaccagactctggttcattccaaacacctcctcctggaccagacgctccaccaaacgtctcccagcatctccacgtcCTACCACAGTCACTGTGCACTGTTAGTAACAATGCGTGgacgtctcctgcttctgtggctgacagCTGATCATCTCTGGCCAATCTATGATGTTCAGAGTTCTCTTTTCGTGGTCATTTAAATAGAGCATCTAAATGTGCATGCACcatatgtccagcaggtggcagtgttcGTTTTTATAAAGTAGTTCTAGATTTCCTACCGTGCAGgatactgcaaacagaaatgatctgaattgtcttcaaaagatcacagcttatatgggtagagatttacctctcctcatccctctctgtgtcttactcaccatcattgttcacctctgaaacaagcctccaaaatcatttgtcactttcctttattctttctttatttacacatcaccattttacaggaatattattacaattattgtgttaaagccatatttcaatgtacagttttgcatgaaaatatacaaaaataaagttggatctgTTATATATCTGCCTCTCGCTGTTAGGAAAcggtgcctgatttcctgttacGCTTTGCTCGACTTGTGGCTGAAAAGCAGATAAACTcaaagtgtttgctctggtccatgttggggaagggaggggggcctgcgtggagcctcttgatgaagtggacctctctttggttctgccttgtcctggaggctttgatgggcCTCCCTTTCCGACTGAAGGCAACGTACCAGCCTTCAACCTTAgcattctgcagagctgtgtaattgttttccagcactatctctgagaagatgcactccctgctccgaccgttgggctggaacacagaaaggttctccATTAATCCATTAACTGTCCCATCTGGACATTATAGACGGGAGACAGCTAAAGACGTGTTTCTGAGCTACAGCAACTAGTGGAGCAGGTAACGGGGCCCCTTTTGAGAACCCCCAATGTCCGCGTAGCAGCTGTAACGGTACGTTAGTAGTGACGGTACCACCAGCTCAGCTAAAAGGAGGctacaggttcaaacacagacatgttttggttctgaattttgatagttgatcccactccaaacactggctgccagtgaggatggatgcaggttccatgcctctgatgtcttcactgacatgaaacaggtgaacatcaaCCCTACTGAAATGTTCAGGTGAGGGGCCTAATGTCAAATGTGCtcattatcagtgttttctacagcaaatgtgtgtgtatgtgtgtgtgtgtatgtgagagagagaataattattatattgttatcatttaaatgcatttgtatgtttagcacctaagtgcatggagaagaaacagtgtttttcacctctcttgatttcgtacacttgtccagagcaccagatttactgtgaggttgttatctgaaaccctaaaagcatcttgggagaaggtgaaaattccacatggataatgagctgatgtgaataaa
It contains:
- the LOC130523591 gene encoding uncharacterized protein LOC130523591, translating into MVEHRQHTTAGTQHAWLDADLKGDSRYKEEPEVLRNPTRGVGPTLDSDPCVALPRLRTGGEENTPVGSKPSKPVQSTLVEPLSVAFMVTEASGDHQRPKAFKTTTRSFGCMCNIDADDLEQEQSQCATAGATDESINRAANQVINTSSWTRPWFIPHTPLLDQTLVHSKHLLLDQTLVHSKHLLLDQTLDYSTHLLLDQTLVHSKHLLLDQTLHQTSPSISTSYHSHCALLVTMRGRLLLLWLTADHLWPIYDVQSSLFVVI